One Panicum virgatum strain AP13 chromosome 9K, P.virgatum_v5, whole genome shotgun sequence genomic region harbors:
- the LOC120648508 gene encoding uncharacterized protein LOC120648508 — protein sequence MAAAATAASRGTRALAVLGRCVRAPFRALVRARDLYVSRMAACAGGGGRGAGLGPVGLVAAPRCQSHGFYRSGAGADDDVRELIRAASRAGRPPGVGVGVGPRSQSVAVARIDEDRACEFGLGDGERAQALEPRSKSCAAVGVAPSASLARLPGPGTAENVLNYEAKFCRAWPRP from the coding sequence atggcggcggcggcgacggcggcgagccgggGGACGCGGGCGCTGGCGGTGCTGGGGCGGTGCGTGCGCGCGCCGTTCCGCGCGCTCGTCCGCGCGCGGGACCTGTACGTGAGCCGGATGGCGGcctgcgcgggcggcggcgggcggggagcGGGCCTCGGCCCCGTGGggctggtggcggcgccgcGGTGCCAGAGCCACGGGTTCTACCGGTCGGGGGCCGGCGCGGACGACGACGTGCGGGAGCTCATCAGGGCGGCCTCCCGCGCCGGCAGGCCccccggcgtcggcgtcggcgtcgggccGCGGAGCCAGAGCGTGGCCGTCGCGCGGATCGACGAGGACCGGGCGTGCGAGTTCGGGCTGGGGGACGGGGAGAGGGCGCAGGCGCTGGAGCCCCGGAGCAagagctgcgccgccgtgggGGTGGCGCCGTCGGCCAGCCTGGCACGGCTCCCCGGGCCCGGCACCGCTGAAAATGTTCTAAACTATGAAGCGAAATTCTGTCGCGCATGGCCCCGGCCGTGA
- the LOC120649884 gene encoding lecithin-cholesterol acyltransferase-like 1, which yields MEGRPSLLALAPAAVTVLVMLSLSCSWCGDGVSAARVVAAAADAGAERHPVVLIPGAGGNQLEARLTDEYRPCTLACRVWPLVRGRGGWFRLWFDPSVLLAPLTRCFAERMMLRYDAGADDFRNAPGVETRVSDFGSTSTLRYLDPNLKLLTGYMNTLASTLETAGYEEGRDLFGAPYDFRYGLAAPGHPSAVGTAYLQRLRLLVESARAANGGRPAVLVAHSLGGLFALQLLARSPPAWRAANVARLVTLSAPWGGSVQEMLTFASGNTLGVPFVDASLIRDEQRTSESNLWLLPAPGVFGNTTLVVSRARGGGGGGDRSYSAKNMTQFLRDIGFEEGVEPYRARIRPLVEALPEPGVPVTCLVGTGVDTVESLVYGDGGFDEPPEEVVYGDGDGTVNLASLVAPIRAWSDSPAQVVEVVELPKVSHSGILNDKSALEQIIRIIDSINLNSTSYQTS from the exons ATGGAGGGGCGCCCTTCACTGCTGGCCCTCGCGCCAGCAGCGGTGACGGTGCTGGTCATGCTCTCGCTGAGCTGCTCGTGGTGCGGCGACGGCgtgtcggcggcgagggtggtcgcggcggcagcggacgccggcgccgagcgGCACCCGGTGGTGCTCATCCCGGGCGCTGGCGGCAACCAGCTGGAGGCGCGCCTGACGGACGAGTACAGGCCGTGCACCCTGGCGTGCCGGGTGTGGCCGCTcgtgcgcggccgcggcggctggtTCCGCCTCTGGTTCGACCCCTCCGTGCTCCTCGCCCCGCTCACCAGGTGCTTCGCCGAGCGGATGATGCTCCGCTacgacgccggcgccgacgactTCCGCAACGCGCCCGGCGTCGAGACCAGGGTCTCCGACTTCGGCTCCACCTCCACCCTCCGCTACCTCGACCCAAACCTCAA GCTCCTGACGGGGTACATGAACACCCTGGCGAGCACGCTGGAGACGGCCGGCTACGAGGAGGGCCGGGACCTGTTCGGCGCGCCGTACGACTTCCGCTACGGTCTGGCCGCCCCGGGCCACCCGTCGGCGGTGGGCACAGCGTACCTGCAGCGCCTCAGGCTTCTGGTGGAGTCGGCGCGCGCGGCCAACGGCGGGCGGCCCGCCGTCCTGGTGGCGCACAGCCTGGGCGGCCTGTTCGCGCTGCAGCTGCTGGCGCGCAGCCCGCCGGCGTGGCGCGCCGCGAACGTGGCGCGCCTCGTCACGCTCTCGGCGCCGTGGGGCGGGTCGGTGCAGGAGATGCTCACCTTCGCCTCCGGCAACACGCTCGGGGTGCCCTTCGTCGACGCGTCCCTCATCCGCGACGAGCAGCGGACATCCGAGAGCAACCTGTGGCTGCTGCCGGCGCCCGGTGTGTTCGGCAACACCACGCTGGTGGTGTcgcgggcccgcggcggcggcggcggcggcgaccgctcCTACTCCGCCAAGAACATGACGCAGTTCCTCCGGGACATCGGGTTCGAGGAGGGCGTCGAGCCGTAccgcgcgcggatccggccgctCGTCGAGGCCCTGCCGGAGCCGGGCGTGCCCGTGACGTGCCTCGTGGGCACCGGCGTCGACACGGTGGAGAGCCTCGTGTACGGGGACGGCGGCTTCGACGAGCCGCCCGAGGAGGTGGTGTACGGCGACGGTGACGGGACGGTGAACCTGGCCAGCCTCGTCGCCCCGATCAGGGCGTGGTCCGACTCGCCGGCGCAGGTCGTCGAGGTCGTGGAGCTGCCCAAGGTGTCGCACTCGGGCATCCTCAACGACAAGAGCGCGCTCGAGCAGATCATCAGGATCATCGACTCCATCAACCTCAACTCCACCAGCTATCAGACGTCTTGA
- the LOC120649885 gene encoding uncharacterized protein LOC120649885 — MSWLARSLATSLNIPDDSSADDDPDADAAAYPTPSPSARIPPPPPPLPPHPPHSAVADGVKEDLTELSKTLTRQFWGVANFLAPPPGETSPSPSPCPQSAGGQPSDVGTPPEIAGIRNDFAEIGGRFRSGISRISSHKAVTGLSKMASNFFAPEDDEDSEWEEERRRPIRYEVGEEAVRHDVEGDEWHQWEERVRLEVEDDRLGHELKMERVKHEEDGELEAQRVRHEEGGAFGEQRGRHEEDGELEEQRARHEEDEVEEDWDVIGITEEVLAFATNIASHPETWLDFPLLPDDDESDGPFSYFDMSNAQQEHAFTIEHFAPRLAALRIELCPIHMSEECFWKIYFVLLHPRLNKHDAELLSTPQIVEARAMLMQHLQYQSKLDSEQLGHHKDDLGVQFRGNTLKDGTEAFPFVRQETASYMPITEIEIEKHPIQVTEVAVVDKSVIKEELPKDRTETSNILQDAFDDDIDDWFDEEADLGGHPTIHIGDEEDVSFSDLEEDDVK; from the exons ATGTCATGGCTCGCCCGCTCCCTCGCCACATCCCTCAACATCCCCGACGATTCCAGCGCCGACGACGaccccgacgccgacgccgcggccTACCCCACCCCTTCCCCCTCCGCGcgcatcccgccgccgcctccgccgctaccTCCTCACCCGCCGCATTCGGCGGTGGCGGATGGCGTCAAGGAGGACCTCACGGAGCTGTCCAAAACCCTAACCCGCCAATTCTGGGGCGTCGCCAACTTCCTCGCGCCACCGCCCGGAgagacctcgccgtcgccgtcgccctgcCCTCAGTCGGCGGGGGGTCAACCCAGCGATGTGGGGACGCCGCCTGAGATTGCCGGGATCCGGAACGACTTCGCGGAGATTGGCGGGAGGTTCAGGAGCGGGATCTCCCGGATCTCGAGTCACAAGGCCGTGACTGGGTTATCTAAGATGGCCTCCAATTTCTTCGCTCCTGAAGATGACGAGGACAGCGAGTGGGAGGAAGAGCGGAGACGACCGATTAGGTATGAGGTGGGAGAGGAGGCCGTAAGGCATGATGTGGAGGGCGACGAGTGGCATCAGTGGGAGGAGAGGGTAAGACTTGAGGTGGAGGATGACCGGTTAGGGCAtgagttgaagatggagagagTAAAACACGAAGAGGATGGTGAATTGGAGGCGCAGAGAGTGAGACATGAGGAGGGTGGTGCATTCGGGGAGCAGAGAGGAAGGCATGAGGAGGATGGTGAATTGGAGGAGCAGCGAGCAAGGCACGAGGAGGATGAGGTGGAGGAGGACTGGGATGTGATTGGGATCACTGAGGAGGTGCTTGCATTCGCCACAAACATTGCCAGTCACCCAGAAACTTGGCTTGACTTCCCGCTGCTGCCTGATGATGATGAGTCTGATGGACCATTCTCAT ATTTTGACATGTCTAATGCTCAACAAGAGCACGCCTTCACTATTGAGCATTTTGCTCCCAGATTAGCAGCTTTGCGGATTGAACTTTGCCCGATTCATATGAGCGAAGAATGTTTTTGGAAAATTTACTTTGTTCTTCTACATCCTAGGCTGAACAAGCATGATGCCGAACTTCTTTCTACACCGCAG ATTGTGGAAGCTAGAGCAATGCTTATGCAACACTTGCAGTACCAGTCAAAACTTGACAGTGAGCAGCTAGGTCATCATAAGGATGATCTTGGAGTTCAGTTTCGAGGGAACACCTTGAAAGATGGTACAGAGGCATTCCCATTTGTGCGGCAAGAAACTGCTTCTTACATGCCCATAACAGAAATTGAGATTGAGAAGCACCCCATCCAAGTAACTGAAGTTGCAGTAGTGGACAAATCGGTCATCAAAGAGGAGCTGCCCAAGGATCGTACCGAGACCTCAAATATTTTGCAAGATGCCTTTGATGATGACATAGATGATTGGTTTGATGAAGAGGCTGATCTGGGTGGGCACCCAACTATCCACATAGGCGATGAGGAAGATGTGTCTTTTAGTGACTTGGAAGAGGATGATGTGAAATGA
- the LOC120649886 gene encoding ACT domain-containing protein ACR3-like → MKYVSGPYFEPDFDPLLDRFGTPGVVVDNETREDCTLVKVDSVNRDGVLLEMVQLLTDLDLVISKSYISSDGGWLMDVFHVTDQIGRKLTDPSLPEFIQRALVPFHRAGSGPSPRFTTCLGNVVGPGGPDVSDCAALEFTVHDRPGLLSAITSVLVDNGCHVESGQAWTHNGRAAGVLYVTATAGGAAPHPSRWARIERLVNAVVDARENVTGERHWVRVSEPVQGRVHTERRLHQLMHDDRDYESGPAPTPVDEELFSMGDKAATARTARRAETRVSIDSWEERGYAVVKMTSRDRPRLLFDTVCALTDMHYVVFHATVGSQGALAIQEYYIRHKDGRTVDSNAERQKVSRCLVAAVERRATHGMRVEVRAADRSGLLSDFTRVLREHGLSLLRVELKRHKDEATGVFYLVTDTGGEVRTEAVRAVQARVAEMDVSLDIVKEVPGWPPVRKTSVPAPPAAGQQQAQERPRPSLGSLLWSHLSKLSNNFSY, encoded by the exons ATGAAGTACGTCTCCGGGCCGTACTTCGAGCCGGACTTCGATCCGCTCCTCGACCGCTTCGGCACGCCCGG GGTCGTCGTCGACAACGAGACACGCGAGGACTGCACGCTCGTCAAG GTTGACAGCGTGAACCGGGACGGCGTGCTGCTCGAGATGGTGCAGCTGCTCACCGATCTCGACCTCGTCATCTCCAAGTCCTACATCTCCTCAGACGGCGGCTGGCTCATGGATG TGTTCCACGTCACGGACCAGATCGGGCGCAAGCTGACGGACCCGTCGCTCCCCGAGTTCATCCAGCGGGCGCTCGTGCCGTTCCACCGGGCCGGCAGCGGCCCGTCGCCCCGGTTCACGACGTGCCTCGGCAACGTGGTCGGACCTGGCGGCCCCGACGTGTCGGACTGCGCCGCCCTCGAGTTCACGGTGCACGATCGCCCGGGGCTCCTGTCGGCCATCACCTCCGTGCTGGTGGACAACGGGTGCCACGTCGAGTCGGGGCAGGCGTGGACGCACAACGGGCGCGCCGCGGGCGTGCTTTACGtgacggcgacggccggcggcgcggcgccgcacCCGAGCCGGTGGGCGCGCATCGAGCGGCTGGTGAACGCCGTGGTGGACGCGCGCGAGAACGTGACCGGGGAGCGGCACTGGGTGCGCGTGTCGGAGCCCGTGCAGGGCCGCGTCCACACGGAGCGCCGGCTGCACCAGCTGATGCACGACGACCGGGACTACGAGTCCGGTCCGGCCCCGACGCCCGTCGACGAGGAGCTCTTCAGCATGGGCGACAAGGCGGCCACCGCCCGGACGGCCCGCCGCGCCGAGACCCGGGTGTCCATCGACAGCTGGGAGGAGCGGGGCTACGCCGTCGTCAAGATGACGAGCAGGGACCGCCCCAGGCTGCTCTTCGACACGGTGTGCGCGCTCACCGACATGCACTACGTCGTCTTCCACGCCACCGTCGGATCCCAGGGCGCCCTTGCCATTCAG GAATACTACATCCGGCACAAGGACGGGCGCACGGTCGACAGCAACGCCGAGCGGCAGAAGGTCTCCCGGTGCCTCGTCGCCGCGGTGGAGCGGAGGGCCACGCAT GGCATGAGGGTGGAGGTGCGCGCCGCCGACAGGTCCGGCTTGCTGTCGGACTTCACCAGGGTGCTACGGGAGCACGGCCTCTCGCTGCTCAGAGTCGAGCTCAAGCGGCACAAGGACGAGGCCACCGGCGTCTTTTACCTCGTCACggacaccggcggcgaggtgcgcACCGAGGCGGTGCGCGCCGTGCAGGCCAGGGTAGCCGAGATGGACGTCTCGCTCGACATAGTCAAGGAGGTCCCTGGCTGGCCGCCGGTCAGGAAGACCAGCGTGCCGGCCCCGCCTGCTGCCGGGCAGCAGCAGGCCCAGGAGAGGCCGAGACCTTCCCTGGGGAGCCTTCTATGGTCACACCTTAGCAAGCTCTCAAATAACTTCAGCTACTGA